A region from the Rhodamnia argentea isolate NSW1041297 chromosome 7, ASM2092103v1, whole genome shotgun sequence genome encodes:
- the LOC115750835 gene encoding homeobox-leucine zipper protein HDG2-like isoform X4: MPARLMIPARDMPPMIGTSGNVGGFGIAQQNLMDGDGGGPQLHPLDMAGNPSESELARLRDDDFDSNKSGSDNHEGPTSGDDLQDERRKKKRYHRHTQHQIQEMEAFFKEFPHPDDKQRKELGRQLGLEPLQVKFWFQNKRTQMKTQHERHENTQLRTENEKLRADNMRYREALNSASCPNCGGPTAIGEMSFDEHHLRLENARLREEIDRISAIAARYVGKPIGNYPPLSSPVPPRPLDLGFGSFSGQSGVGGDVYGCGDLFRSITAPTEAEKPIIIELAVAAMEELIRMAQVGEPMWTMGLDGTSSVLNEDEYIRAFARGITTNPTGFKREASRETGVIIMNHINLVEILMDVSQWSTIFSSIVSRAMTLEVLSTGVAGNYNGALQVVTAEFQVPSPLVPTREVHFVRYCKQHSDGTWAVVDVSLDTLRPNPAVRCRRKPSGCLIQEMPNGYSRVTWLEHVEVDHRGVHNLYRQLVGSGHAFGAKRWVATLDRQCERLASAMATHISSGDVGVITSPEGRKSMMKLAERMVISFCAGVSASTAHTWTTLSGTGADDVRVMTRKSVDDPGRPPGIVLCAATSFWLPVSPKQVFDFLRDENSRSEWDILSNGGIVQEMAHIANGRDTGNCVSLLRVNSANSSQSNMLILQESCTDATGSFVVYAPVDIVAMNVVLNGGDPDYVALLPSGFSILPGGSSMQSGGEVASDGSLLTVAFQILVDSVPTAKLSLGSVATVNNLIACTVERIRASLSPENN, from the exons ATGCCTGCCCGGCTCATGATTCCGGCGAGAGACATGCCTCCTATGATCGGCACCAGCGGAAACGTCGGTGGTTTCGGGATTGCTCAG CAAAACTTGATGGATGGCGACGGCGGCGGTCCGCAGCTTCACCCTCTAGACATGGCGGGGAACCCTTCGGAGAGTGAGCTCGCTCGCCTCCGAGACGACGACTTCGACAGCAACAAGTCCGGCAGCGACAACCACGAGGGGcccacctccggcgacgatctgcAGGATGAGCGCCGGAAGAAGAAGCGCTACCATCGTCACACCCAGCACCAGATTCAAGAAATGGAAGC atTTTTCAAGGAGTTCCCGCACCCGGATGATAAGCAAAGGAAGGAACTGGGGCGTCAATTAGGGCTTGAGCCTTTGCAAGTCAAGTTCTGGTTCCAAAACAAGCGCACTCAAATGAAG ACCCAACATGAGCGCCACGAGAACACACAGCTCCGCACCGAGAATGAGAAGCTCCGGGCAGATAACATGAGGTACCGAGAAGCGCTCAATAGCGCTTCCTGTCCCAACTGTGGCGGCCCAACTGCCATAGGAGAGATGTCCTTTGATGAACATCACTTGAGGCTGGAAAATGCCCGTCTAAGAGAAGAG ATTGATAGGATATCGGCAATAGCTGCAAGGTATGTAGGCAAGCCGATAGGAAACTaccctcctctttcttctccaGTCCCTCCTCGCCCACTTGATCTTGGTTTCGGAAGCTTCTCGGGCCAATCAGGTGTTGGGGGCGATGTTTATGGGTGCGGGGACCTTTTCCGATCAATCACTGCACCGACTGAAGCCGAGAAGCCGATCATAATCGAGCTGGCGGTGGCAGCCATGGAGGAACTTATCAGAATGGCGCAGGTGGGAGAGCCCATGTGGACTATGGGACTTGACGGCACTTCAAGCGTGCTAAATGAAGACGAGTACATTCGTGCATTTGCTCGTGGGATCACAACAAACCCCACGGGATTTAAGCGTGAAGCCTCGCGAGAAACTGGGGTCATCATCATGAATCACATCAATCTTGTTGAGATTCTCATGGATGTG AGCCAGTGGTCCACTATTTTCTCAAGCATTGTCTCAAGAGCTATGACTTTGGAAGTTCTATCAACTGGGGTGGCAGGGAATTACAACGGAGCCTTGCAAGTG GTGACGGCTGAATTTCAAGTTCCATCGCCACTCGTTCCTACTCGGGAAGTACATTTCGTCCGCTACTGCAAGCAGCATAGCGACGGGACTTGGGCAGTGGTTGATGTTTCTTTGGACACTTTACGCCCAAACCCAGCGGTCCGATGCCGTAGGAAGCCTTCGGGATGTCTGATTCAAGAAATGCCGAATGGATACTCTAGG GTCACATGGCTTGAGCATGTGGAAGTAGATCATAGAGGAGTGCATAACCTATACAGGCAGCTTGTTGGCTCTGGCCATGCCTTCGGGGCCAAACGCTGGGTCGCTACCTTAGATCGACAATGTGAACGGCTCGCAAGTGCCATGGCAACTCATATTTCTAGCGGAGATGTTGgcg TCATAACGAGCCCCGAAGGGAGAAAAAGCATGATGAAGCTGGCTGAGAGGATGGTAATAAGCTTTTGTGCCGGAGTCAGCGCATCTACAGCTCATACATGGACGACGTTATCCGGAACCGGAGCAGACGACGTGCGTGTGATGACTCGGAAAAGCGTGGATGATCCGGGCAGGCCTCCGGGAATAGTTCTATGCGCTGCCACTTCCTTCTGGCTGCCAGTTTCCCCAAAGCAGGTCTTCGATTTCCTTCGTGATGAGAATTCTCGAAGCGAG TGGGATATTCTCTCAAATGGAGGAATTGTTCAAGAAATGGCACACATCGCCAACGGCCGAGACACCGGCAACTGTGTGTCTCTGTTGCGAGTAAAT AGCGCAAATTCAAGCCAAAGCAACATGCTGATATTGCAAGAGAGCTGCACTGATGCAACAGGCTCCTTCGTGGTATATGCTCCGGTTGACATCGTCGCGATGAATGTGGTTCTAAACGGCGGAGATCCCGACTATGTGGCTCTCCTTCCCTCGGGGTTCTCCATACTTCCTGGCGGCTCGTCCATGCAAAGCGGAGGCGAAGTGGCATCCGACGGATCTCTCTTGACTGTCGCGTTTCAAATTCTGGTCGATTCAGTCCCGACTGCTAAGCTTTCTCTCGGATCGGTCGCAACTGTTAACAATTTGATTGCTTGCACTGTTGAGAGGATTAGAGCTTCTTTATCGCCTGAGAACAATTAG